In Kineococcus sp. NBC_00420, a single genomic region encodes these proteins:
- the ssd gene encoding septum site-determining protein Ssd has product MPVPGPRSRPRTPGPVPRPTASRTGPVLLLTDDDELAAAVVRLAAAAGCVLRRTCAPSEEPALVLADAGTDPAELDAFRRPGLAVVVVGSAPVGPAWWQSAAGVDADHAVLLPEAENWLLELLTDAATGPGGSGTLLAVVGGVGGAGASVLAAGLARALADTLGGCLLVDADPRSGGLDLLLGADALPGLRWGDLAGVDGRISPDVLRASVRLGAGLQVLATDRRGGRGPAPDQLWAVVEASRRAFAATVLDLPRAGLDGLGPVLGACAEVLVVVPGTTRAAAAACVVVDELRAATTAPVRLVVRDVGTGTDAEDVADAAGAPLAGVVRPDRDLDVGLERGEGVPGGRRSGLRSFALACARDWVQTS; this is encoded by the coding sequence GTGCCCGTCCCCGGCCCCCGCAGCCGTCCCCGAACCCCCGGACCCGTCCCGCGACCGACCGCCTCCCGAACCGGTCCCGTCCTGCTCCTCACCGACGACGACGAGCTCGCCGCCGCCGTCGTCAGGTTGGCGGCCGCGGCCGGGTGCGTCCTCCGACGCACCTGTGCCCCGTCGGAGGAACCGGCCCTCGTGCTCGCCGACGCGGGCACCGACCCCGCGGAACTCGACGCGTTCCGACGGCCCGGCCTCGCCGTGGTCGTCGTGGGCAGCGCCCCCGTCGGGCCCGCCTGGTGGCAGAGCGCGGCGGGGGTGGACGCCGACCACGCCGTCCTGCTCCCCGAGGCCGAGAACTGGCTGCTGGAACTGCTCACCGACGCGGCCACCGGACCCGGCGGGTCCGGCACCCTGCTCGCGGTCGTCGGCGGTGTCGGCGGTGCGGGGGCCAGCGTCCTCGCCGCCGGACTGGCCCGGGCGCTCGCGGACACCCTGGGTGGCTGCCTCCTCGTCGACGCCGACCCCCGCTCCGGCGGCCTGGACCTGCTGCTCGGAGCGGACGCGCTGCCCGGGCTGCGCTGGGGCGACCTGGCCGGCGTCGACGGGCGCATCAGCCCCGACGTGCTGCGCGCCAGCGTCCGCCTCGGGGCCGGGCTGCAGGTCCTGGCGACCGACCGCCGCGGAGGTCGGGGACCCGCCCCGGACCAGCTGTGGGCCGTCGTCGAGGCCTCCCGCCGGGCGTTCGCGGCAACCGTCCTCGACCTGCCCCGAGCGGGGTTGGACGGGCTGGGACCGGTGCTGGGGGCGTGCGCGGAAGTGCTCGTCGTCGTCCCGGGGACGACCCGGGCCGCGGCGGCGGCCTGCGTCGTCGTCGACGAGCTGCGGGCCGCGACGACCGCCCCGGTGCGGTTGGTGGTGCGCGACGTCGGGACGGGGACGGACGCCGAGGACGTGGCCGACGCCGCCGGGGCACCGCTGGCCGGGGTGGTCCGCCCCGACCGCGACCTCGACGTCGGCCTGGAGCGGGGGGAGGGCGTCCCCGGCGGCCGCCGCAGCGGGCTGCGCAGCTTCGCCCTGGCCTGCGCCCGCGACTGGGTCCAGACCTCGTGA
- a CDS encoding TadA family conjugal transfer-associated ATPase, translating into MRLPEEEFFHLVQRVRDRLARNGSTPDPPTVAAAARAEGVVLAAPDLLRLLDGVGAAVRGAGRLQPLLELDGVTDVLVNGGGAAWIDDGDGLRRADVTLDGEAEVRTLAVRLAAGAGRRLDEASPFVDARLPDGTRLHAVLPPLSPDGTHLSLRVPAVRRFGLPELLARAAVPAGWAPVLRAVVARRTSFLVSGGTGSGKTTLLQALLGLVGSDERIVLVEDSGELRPDHPHVVRLEARHGNVEGRGAVGLDVLVRQALRMRPDRLVVGECRGAEVRDLLAALNTGHAGGAGTVHANTAADVPARLHALASTAGLTPGAVDAQVLAGIDVVLHVARRAGARGLVEVGVVAAEGGRAVVVPALVAGREEPGPGWERLAGLLDLAGEVRG; encoded by the coding sequence GTGAGGCTGCCCGAGGAGGAGTTCTTCCACCTCGTCCAACGGGTCCGTGACCGTCTGGCGCGCAACGGGTCGACCCCCGATCCGCCGACGGTCGCCGCCGCCGCGCGGGCCGAGGGGGTCGTGCTCGCGGCGCCCGACCTGCTGCGGTTGCTGGACGGGGTCGGGGCCGCGGTGCGCGGCGCCGGGCGGTTGCAGCCGCTGCTGGAGCTCGACGGGGTCACCGACGTGCTGGTCAACGGCGGGGGGGCGGCCTGGATCGACGACGGGGACGGTCTGCGCCGCGCCGACGTCACCCTGGACGGTGAGGCGGAGGTCCGGACCCTGGCCGTCCGGCTCGCCGCCGGCGCCGGACGACGCCTCGACGAGGCGAGCCCCTTCGTCGACGCCCGGTTGCCCGACGGGACCCGGCTGCACGCGGTGCTGCCCCCGCTCTCCCCCGACGGGACGCACCTCAGCCTGCGGGTGCCGGCCGTGCGACGTTTCGGCCTCCCCGAACTCCTCGCCCGAGCAGCGGTCCCGGCCGGGTGGGCACCGGTCCTGCGCGCCGTCGTCGCGCGCCGGACGTCGTTCCTCGTCAGCGGCGGGACGGGCAGCGGCAAGACGACGCTGCTGCAGGCCCTGCTGGGTCTCGTCGGCAGCGACGAACGCATCGTGCTCGTCGAGGACTCCGGCGAACTGCGCCCCGACCACCCCCACGTCGTCCGTCTCGAGGCCCGGCACGGCAACGTCGAGGGCCGTGGCGCCGTCGGCCTCGACGTCCTCGTGCGGCAGGCCCTGCGGATGCGCCCGGACCGCCTGGTGGTGGGGGAGTGCCGCGGCGCGGAGGTCCGCGACCTGCTCGCCGCCCTGAACACCGGGCACGCCGGTGGGGCCGGGACCGTGCACGCCAACACCGCCGCCGACGTCCCGGCCCGCCTGCACGCGCTGGCCTCGACGGCGGGGCTGACCCCCGGGGCGGTCGACGCCCAGGTGCTGGCGGGGATCGACGTCGTGCTGCACGTGGCCCGCCGAGCGGGTGCCCGCGGGCTCGTGGAGGTCGGCGTGGTCGCCGCCGAGGGCGGACGCGCGGTCGTGGTCCCGGCGCTGGTGGCCGGGCGGGAGGAGCCGGGTCCCGGCTGGGAGCGCCTCGCCGGGCTGCTCGACCTCGCCGGCGAGGTGCGGGGGTGA